In a genomic window of Trichoderma atroviride chromosome 4, complete sequence:
- a CDS encoding uncharacterized protein (EggNog:ENOG41~TransMembrane:1 (o6-29i)), giving the protein MAAGDFILGFLAGCAAIIVVLALVAFSLIKSGDVYGLGHWKLNVKAPFPSMWMNLGYWTNDDGSSIQHLDEAARNMLLHILKAAGLVSNKTARNSVAVLDVGFGCGDQTVALAELIQAPSRPLRYVGLTLNETQRQAAQQRLDASLVAADSKHVDNLSIKLFQADAAKPQSWDKAITTAVDTLSDKASERWLLGLDCLYHFSPSRKPIFQHASQTLDANVMAFDLILGDNTTLWQTLAVRLLGFILLCPWQTFLTEAQYREQLVECGYDRGGYRDTRCFGPCVCWPGGLSAKTGCCAEAVWDIADGVQCSWEGV; this is encoded by the exons ATGGCCGCTGGAGACTTCATCCTTGGGTTTCTGGCAGGATGTGcggccatcatcgtcgtgCTCGCCTTGGTGGCCTTTTCGCTAATCAAGTCTGGTGATGTATACGGGCTTGGCCACTGGAAGTTGAATGTCAAGGCACCATTTCCGTCAATGTGGATGAATCTGGGATACTG GACAAATGACGACGGCTCATCCATCCAGCACCTCGACGAGGCTGCGCGCAACATGCTCCTCCACATCCTGAAAGCCGCTGGCCTTGTATCCAACAAGACGGCCCGAAACTCGGTTGCCGTCCTAGACGTGGGCTTTGGATGCGGTGACCAGACCGTAGCACTTGCAGAGCTCATCCAGGCTCCATCACGGCCTCTCCGCTACGTCGGCCTTACGCTGAACGAGACGCAGCGGCAGGCAGCGCAGCAGAGACTCGATGCCTCCCTAGTGGCAGCCGACAGCAAACACGTTGACAACCTGTCAATCAAGCTCTTTCAAGCAGATGCCGCAAAGCCACAGTCCTGGGACAAGGCAATCACCACCGCCGTCGACACCCTCTCGGACAAGGCCTCGGAGCGCTGGCTCCTCGGCCTAGACTGCCTCTACCACTTCTCGCCCTCCCGAAAGCCCATCTTCCAGCACGCCTCCCAGACCCTCGACGCAAACGTCATGGCCTTTGACCTCATCCTCGGCGACAACACAACCCTGTGGCAAACACTGGCCGTCCGGCTGCTAGGCTTCATCCTGCTCTGTCCATGGCAGACCTTCTTAACAGAGGCGCAGTACCGCGAGCAACTGGTCGAATGCGGCTACGACAGGGGGGGGTATCGAGATACAAGATGTTTCGGACCATGTGTTTGCTGGCCTGGCGGGCTTTCTGCAAAGACAGGATGCTGCGCTGAAGCCGTATGGGATATCGCTGACGGGGTACAGTGCAGTTGGGAGGGTGTATGA
- a CDS encoding uncharacterized protein (EggNog:ENOG41) has protein sequence MPAGYKHGDTPAKAMVRGTISYLESQGLPVNKSAIFRHFELSRSQGYAALSASPKPKREDPEWGETRGRPSKISDSDQQKMEEILWDDKFEDVSLNWNGLAKAAGLEMNCNRRTLHRTLGTLAYRRCLACGRTHTHKRHREKRCDYARKALMAYPLLEDWRRMRFSAELHFAFGLDGKMRLTPRAGEKLCSSCAQQPGLDWPRDIRRLHAWVAVGHGFKSELVFYDSSTSPKDSGTMSMADYCDKVLDKVVKPWLTAGGPGSFILEEDADVFAHGSASKVNLAQQWKDTHGLRCTFSCGESPDLSPLDSLVWPAGKQWTSAVLTDWQDETLRRAAREAWAGVGQDKIDMWVDVMPQRLQQVVESEGRMVAW, from the coding sequence ATGCCTGCTGGGTATAAACATGGCGACACTCCGGCAAAAGCCATGGTGCGCGGCACCATCTCATATCTCGAATCCCAGGGGCTGCCAGTGAACAAATCTGCCATTTTTCGGCACTTTGAGCTCTCACGGTCTCAGGGATATGCCGCGCTGAGCGCatcgccgaagccgaagcgtGAGGATCCCGAATGGGGCGAGACGCGAGGGCGGCCAAGCAAAATCTCCGACTCGGACcagcagaagatggaggagatccTGTGGGACGACAAGTTTGAAGACGTGAGCCTCAACTGGAACGggctggccaaggctgcGGGCCTGGAGATGAACTGCAACCGGAGGACGCTGCACCGGACGCTGGGGACGCTGGCGTACCGACGGTGTCTTGCGTGTGGGCGGACTCATACGCACAAGAGGCATCGGGAGAAGCGCTGCGACTATGCGAGGAAGGCGTTGATGGCGTATCCCCTGCTGGAGGACTGGCGGCGCATGCGGTTCAGCGCGGAGCTGCACTTTGCCTTTGGGCTCGACGGCAAGATGCGCCTCACGCCGAGGGCGGGCGAGAAGCTGTGCAGCTCGTGTGCGCAGCAGCCCGGCCTGGACTGGCCGCGGGACATTCGGCGCCTGCACGCCTGGGTCGCCGTCGGGCACGGCTTCAAGAGCGAGCTCGTCTTCTACGACTCGTCGACCAGCCCCAAGGACAGCGGCACCATGTCCATGGCGGACTACTGCGACAAGGTGCTCGACAAGGTGGTCAAGCCGTGGCTCACGGCGGGCGGGCCGGGATCCTTCATCCTGGAGGAGGACGCCGACGTGTTTGCGCacggcagcgccagcaaggTCAACCTGGCGCAGCAGTGGAAGGACACGCACGGGCTGCGGTGCACGTTTAGCTGCGGCGAGAGCCCGGACCTGAGCCCGCTGGACTCGCTGGTGTGGCCGGCGGGCAAGCAGTGGACGTCGGCGGTGCTGACGGACTGGCAGGACGAGACGCTGCGGCGGGCGGCGAGGGAGGCGTGGGCGGGGGTTGGGCAGGACAAGATTGACATGTGGGTGGATGTGATGCCGCAGCGGTTACAGCAGGTGGTGGAGAGTGAGGGGAGGATGGTGGCGTGGTGA
- a CDS encoding uncharacterized protein (EggNog:ENOG41~TransMembrane:2 (i95-116o157-175i)), protein MKPQTRSSASTSPPRSFCRGYYANLCRMYDHLGVPFQRIQLIWVFAKVSAAAQAQIPSADAAEAMPGSYFVYGKRLHELLLVSPHFWLRGSLQNVLLTFYLALCHAWFFAACFFLPPRMIRPERYLDVKVKGSAAKSGQNCESLRQYLDRIWLPQYYVLYFLLPILSIICSCSHAEMLDFPASDVTSFMKGSFLRKTYVAKGGHQPGAGDAGGRHQGREAADSSEQGRAS, encoded by the coding sequence ATGAAGCCACAAACTCGCTCGAGCGCATCGACATCCCCCCCGCGCAGCTTCTGCCGCGGCTACTACGCCAACCTCTGCCGCATGTACGACCACCTGGGCGTGCCCTTCCAGCGCATCCAGCTCATCTGGGTCTTTGCCAAAGTCTCTGCCGCAGCGCAGGCCCAGATCCCCAGCGCTGATGCCGCAGAGGCCATGCCGGGCAGCTACTTTGTCTACGGCAAGCGGCTgcacgagctgctgctggtctcGCCGCACTTCTGGCTCAGGGGGTCGCTGCAGAACGTGCTGCTGACCTTTTACCTGGCCCTCTGCCACGCCTGGTTCTTTGCCGcgtgcttcttcttgccgccgcGCATGATCCGGCCCGAGCGGTATTTGGATGTCAAGGTGAAGGGCTCTGCGGCCAAGAGCGGCCAGAACTGCGAGTCGTTGCGCCAGTACCTGGACCGCATATGGCTGCCGCAGTACTATGTGCTGTACTTTCTGCTGCCCATCCTGAGCAtcatctgcagctgctcccACGCCGAGATGCTGGACTTTCCCGCCAGCGACGTCACCAGCTTCATGAAGGGGTCCTTTCTGCGCAAGACGTATGTGGCCAAGGGGGGGCATCAACCGGGTGCAGGCGACGCTGGCGGGAGGCATCAAGGACGTGAGGCTGCAGACTCGAGTGAACAAGGTCGAGCGAGTTGA
- a CDS encoding uncharacterized protein (TransMembrane:4 (i98-117o129-150i293-312o324-343i)): MASTAMPLPAKASLRRNITDSTESSAAVSPMDSPRPSASSTSLSSMSSVDVNAAKPNFGRMIDTYGNEFTVPDFTIKDIRDAIPKHCFQRSALKGYAYILRDMACLATTFFVFHNYVTPELIPSTPVRAGLWALYTVLQGLFGTGLWVIAHECGHGAFSDSKTLNDFTGWVLHSALLVPYFSWQISHRKHHAATGNMERDMVFVPRTREEQATRLGKLAHELSELAEDAPAYTLFMLVMQQLIGWPNYLLTNVTGHNYHERQREGRGKGKHNGAGGGVNHFNPFSPLYEHRDALLIVYSDIGLALAGTALYYLGSTFGWSNLAVWYFIPYLWVNHWLVAITFLQHTDPTLPHYTGEQWNFVRGAAATIDREMGFVGRQLLHGIVETHVLHHYVATIPFYNADEASDAIRPVMGKHYRSDTKDGALGFIRAMYRSARMCQWVEPSKDAEDAGKGVLFFRNRNGLGTKPLVMPKPE; this comes from the exons atggcctccaCTGCCATGCCTCTGCCTGCAAAGGCCTCGCTGCGGCGCAACATCACCGACTCGACCGAGTCCTCTGCGGCCGTCTCGCCCATGGACTCGCCCAGgccctcggcctcgtccacgTCGCTGTCGTCCATGTCGTCGGTCGAcgtcaacgccgccaagccCAACTTTGGCCGCATGATTGACACGTACGGCAACGAGTTCACGGTGCCCGACTTCACCATCAAGGACATCCGCGACGCCATCCCCAAGCACTGCTTCCAGCGGTCCGCGCTCAAGGGCTACGCCTACATCCTGCGCGACATGGCCTGCCTGGCCACCaccttcttcgtcttccacaACTACGTCACGCCGGAGCTGATCCCCTCGACGCCCGTCCGCGCGGGCCTCTGGGCGCTGTACACGGTGCTGCAGGGCCTCTTCGGCACCGGCCTCTGGGTCATTGCCCACGAGTGCGGCCACGGCGCCTTCTCCGACTCCAAGACGCTCAACGACTTCACCGGCTGGGTGCTGCactcggcgctgctggtgcccTACTTCAGCTGGCAAATCTCGCACCGCAAGCACCACGCCGCCACCGGCAACATGGAGCGCGACATGGTCTTTGTGCCCCGGACCCGCGAGGAGCAGGCCACCCGTCTGGGCAAGCTGGCCCACGAGCTGTCGGAGCTCGCCGAGGACGCGCCCGCCTACACGCTCTTCATGCTGGtcatgcagcagctcatcggATGGCCCAACTACCTGCTGACCAACGTCACCGGCCACAACTACCACGAGCGCCAGCGCGAGGGCCGCGGCAAGGGCAAGCACAACggcgccggcggcggcgtcaacCACTTCAACCCCTTTAGCCCGCTGTACGAGCACCGCGACGCCCTCCTCATCGTCTACAGCGACATTGGCCTCGCCCTGGCCGGCACCGCGCTCTACTACCTCGGCAGCACCTTTGGCTGGTCCAACCTGGCCGTCTGGTACTTTATCCCGTACCTCTGGGTCAACCACTGGCTCG TTGCCATCACCTTCCTCCAGCACACCGACCCGACCCTCCCCCACTACACCGGCGAGCAGTGGAACTTTGTCCGAGGCGCGGCCGCCACCATTGACCGCGAGATGGGCTTCGTCGgccgccagctgctgcacggCATCGTCGAGACCCACGTGCTGCACCACTACGTCGCCACCATCCCCTTCTACAACGCCGACGAGGCCTCGGATGCCATCCGCCCCGTCATGGGCAAGCACTACCGCTCCGACACAAAGGACGGCGCCCTGGGCTTCATCCGCGCCATGTACCGCAGCGCTCGCATGTGCCAGTGGGTTGAGCCCAGCAAGGATGCCGAGGACGCCGGCAAGGGcgttctcttcttccgcaacCGCAACGGCCTGGGAACCAAGCCCCTGGTGATGCCCAAGCCCGAGTAA
- a CDS encoding uncharacterized protein (EggNog:ENOG41): protein MAFRTTFSDSIVQTESLHYLEGGLVVRTSPTGDVAEVKGTLDTARFTRTLRTTESRNMVRKAMEAGDAGWVNGKDDVWIVGSWCWDGMVLLEGCVVSAMRVARDLGVNVPW from the coding sequence ATGGCCTTTCGGACCACCTTTTCCGACAGCATCGTCCAGACCGAGTCGCTGCACTATCTTGAAGGCGGGCTGGTGGTCCGGACGAGTCCCACGGGTGATGTCGCTGAAGTAAAGGGCACGCTGGACACGGCGAGATTCACCAGGACGCTGCGCACCACGGAGAGCAGAAACATGGTGCGCAAGGCCATGGAGGCGGGTGATGCGGGATGGGTGAATGGCAAGGATGATGTGTGGATCGTGGGCTCGTGGTGCTGGGATGGGATGGTGCTGTTGGAGGGATGTGTCGTTTCTGCGATGCGCGTGGCCAGGGATCTCGGGGTGAATGTGCCGTGGTAG